Sequence from the Fodinibius salicampi genome:
TACAAACCGAAAAAGCAATACAGAAGTACAACGAGCTATGCGACGGTTACGGCGTTGGAGCTCTTATCCATTCCACCTGTTAGAAGTATTAGTGGCCAAACACCCTATTGCAGGCGAAACTACTGTTTATATCTATTTTAAATAACAACACCTCAGAAAACTTAGTGTGTTTTGAACATCAGAAATCCTATATTCCCCACCTTATTTTATTGACATTATGGGCGTTGGCTACTAATTTCTGACTGACAATTTTAACCGATTTTGACTGATGCTAAATAACTATCTTCCAATCATCATATTAGGCGGTATTGCCATTGTTTTGGCTATTCTGCTAATGAGTCTATCCCGGCTATTGGGCCCCTTCCGTCCGAACACTAATAAGCTCAATCCCTATGAAAGTGGAATGGATCCTGTGGGTGAAGCAAGAGACCGTTACTCAATCAGTTTTTATTTGGTAGCAATGGAATTCATTGTCTTTGATCTTGAAGTTGTCTTTATATATCCCTGGGCTGTTCGATATCTTGATTACGGTTTAGGAACACTCGTAGCAATGATT
This genomic interval carries:
- a CDS encoding NADH-quinone oxidoreductase subunit A encodes the protein MLNNYLPIIILGGIAIVLAILLMSLSRLLGPFRPNTNKLNPYESGMDPVGEARDRYSISFYLVAMEFIVFDLEVVFIYPWAVRYLDYGLGTLVAMIIFIVTLFIGLLYTVKVGTLDWDAKQGMFN